The Saprospiraceae bacterium genome includes a window with the following:
- a CDS encoding ABC transporter permease translates to MLYNYFKIAYRSFLQNKLYAGINIIGLMTALSVVILIMLYVKDDLSFDKMHNNGSDIYRIVADVKDSRGEVMKTGNTGIIQGPTFKDEIPEIATFCRFKNGWNTLVKKGNDAFMEEMLYADSAAFAMFSFDVIEGDPVNPLNNIQNVVITQKVKEKYFGASDAIGKPLYISDESREMTPFIVAAVVGNLPSNSSIQFDILASFEYMLNNDEGYKESQSWANSSLNTFVMLHPKTDALSANQKIDLVTQKHLQTEMGERKKQDPTSKGYDIKYHLQPLFDMHLDPEYFASNGMKNWSNIKYPKILSGISLLLILIASINFINLTLARSLQRSKEIGIRKTSGGTKSQLFFQFITESFVLTAIASFPAVLIAYGLLPEFSKLTGKYLDPNIMYAPASIILYIVLMSVIAICAGSYPAIVMSGYRPIESLKGKSVFGSKQYLRQSLVVIQFVIAGILMIGTAFVTLQFRYINEKPLGYETSDRYRFWIPWEEISKLATPFKTELRQLNDVLAVSAKSGDFNRTKFKIEGEDTDWIYYEHIDDQHLQLLNIPLKEGRYFSYDYALDTVSNIVVNESFVQKILKGVKNPLQHPIKSRDEVYQIVGVVKDYHYSSLKEEISPIVYYLDRGTQAGMVHIQFKDGRSREGLKAVSSVYKKYVPFLPMEYESLEDFRMDHYSEELTEKNIITYTALLALLIACLGLFGLTTFMTEQRSKEIGIRKVLGAGVSGIAILLTKDFVRLVVISIILAIPVAYYFVNQWLENFSYRIGVQWWVFAIVAILALTIAFFTVFFQSIRAALADPVKSLKTE, encoded by the coding sequence ATGCTTTACAATTACTTTAAAATAGCTTACCGTAGTTTCTTGCAAAACAAACTTTATGCTGGTATCAATATCATAGGATTAATGACAGCGCTTAGTGTGGTGATTCTCATCATGTTGTACGTCAAAGACGATTTATCATTTGATAAGATGCACAACAATGGCAGCGATATCTACAGAATAGTGGCAGATGTAAAAGATTCGAGAGGTGAAGTAATGAAAACAGGTAATACTGGTATCATTCAAGGCCCTACATTCAAAGATGAAATTCCTGAAATTGCAACCTTTTGCCGATTTAAAAATGGATGGAATACATTGGTCAAAAAGGGCAATGATGCATTTATGGAAGAGATGCTTTATGCGGATAGTGCTGCATTTGCCATGTTTTCATTTGATGTGATCGAAGGTGACCCAGTCAATCCTTTGAATAATATCCAAAACGTAGTCATCACGCAAAAGGTAAAGGAAAAATATTTCGGAGCTTCTGATGCTATAGGAAAACCACTGTACATCAGTGATGAAAGCAGAGAGATGACGCCATTTATTGTCGCAGCGGTGGTAGGTAATTTACCATCCAATTCCAGTATTCAGTTTGATATTCTTGCTTCGTTTGAATATATGTTAAACAATGATGAAGGTTATAAAGAATCACAGTCCTGGGCAAACTCCAGTCTCAACACTTTTGTAATGCTGCACCCAAAGACAGATGCTCTGTCTGCAAATCAGAAGATAGATCTGGTCACTCAGAAACATCTTCAAACTGAAATGGGTGAGAGGAAAAAGCAAGATCCGACATCTAAAGGTTATGATATAAAGTATCATCTCCAGCCACTTTTTGATATGCATCTTGATCCAGAATATTTTGCTTCCAACGGCATGAAAAACTGGTCAAATATCAAATACCCGAAAATATTATCTGGAATATCATTATTGCTCATTCTCATAGCTTCTATCAACTTCATCAACCTGACACTTGCCCGATCATTGCAACGATCCAAAGAAATCGGTATCCGCAAGACATCCGGAGGGACAAAATCACAGTTGTTTTTTCAGTTTATCACCGAGTCATTTGTTTTGACAGCCATAGCTTCATTTCCTGCTGTTTTGATAGCTTATGGGTTATTGCCGGAGTTCTCAAAACTTACGGGCAAATACTTAGACCCAAACATAATGTATGCACCGGCATCTATTATACTTTACATTGTACTCATGAGTGTCATTGCAATATGTGCAGGGAGCTATCCAGCTATTGTAATGTCAGGATATAGACCAATAGAAAGTCTGAAGGGAAAGTCGGTTTTTGGCTCAAAACAATATCTTCGTCAGTCTTTGGTAGTCATTCAGTTTGTGATAGCAGGTATACTGATGATCGGGACAGCATTTGTGACCTTACAATTCAGATATATCAATGAAAAACCATTAGGCTATGAAACTTCCGACAGATATAGGTTTTGGATACCTTGGGAAGAAATCAGCAAACTTGCTACACCATTTAAAACGGAATTAAGACAGCTCAATGATGTACTGGCTGTATCCGCAAAATCTGGTGATTTTAATAGGACAAAGTTTAAAATAGAAGGTGAAGACACCGATTGGATATACTATGAACACATAGATGATCAGCACCTTCAACTATTGAATATACCACTAAAAGAAGGCCGCTATTTTTCGTATGACTACGCACTCGATACAGTTTCCAATATTGTAGTCAATGAATCTTTTGTACAGAAAATCCTGAAAGGTGTCAAAAATCCACTCCAGCATCCTATCAAATCCCGGGACGAGGTATATCAAATCGTGGGTGTAGTAAAAGATTACCATTACAGCAGTTTAAAAGAAGAGATAAGTCCAATCGTCTACTATCTGGATAGGGGCACACAGGCAGGTATGGTCCACATTCAGTTTAAAGATGGTAGAAGCCGGGAAGGACTAAAGGCTGTATCTTCGGTTTACAAAAAATATGTACCATTTCTTCCCATGGAGTACGAATCCCTTGAAGATTTCAGGATGGACCATTATTCTGAAGAGCTCACTGAAAAAAACATCATCACTTATACTGCCTTACTTGCCTTACTTATCGCATGTCTTGGTCTCTTTGGGTTGACTACTTTTATGACTGAACAACGCAGCAAAGAAATAGGTATCCGTAAGGTCTTAGGTGCAGGAGTTTCAGGTATAGCCATATTACTTACTAAAGATTTTGTAAGGCTTGTAGTTATTTCCATAATTTTAGCGATACCTGTAGCGTATTACTTTGTAAATCAATGGTTAGAAAATTTTTCCTACAGAATTGGTGTGCAATGGTGGGTTTTTGCAATCGTAGCCATATTGGCCCTGACGATAGCATTTTTTACTGTCTTTTTTCAATCGATCCGAGCGGCATTGGCAGATCCGGTGAAGTCGTTGAAGACGGAGTGA
- a CDS encoding peptidase S41, producing MKSIIVSIMFLSAMSAYSQVEIPNTISKSEKIYGLSKFWQEVNYNFIYLNKVDKKMWENAYKEYITKVQETKNDYEYYRELSKFCALLKDGHTNIFFPKNVQSLIMNTMFGEYRMFLKHVAGKVIIERVNESKKDEIPVGSEIIEVNGLNTIDFMNKYVKPYISSSTHYVLEDYAASQLLKGLEGDTFRIKIITPKNIVKSFTLVHQKTQEDAVYPPFENDSLFAMKWMGKDILYLALNSFADNKINSDFEKNLSEIYKAKALIIDLRNNGGGNTGVGTGILQYFTNDAVLHHSRYSTREHRASFKAWGIYTTPKDTINNEWQTKCYLYNQDEKYYDFEYNPDTIKIKEKRLVVPTAVLIGHNTASAAEDFLISADNQKHFTKIGQNSFGSTGQPFLFEMPGGGNARVCTKKDTYPDGREFVGVGIMPDIEVIPSLNDYINKKDVVLEKALDYLTKKLK from the coding sequence ATGAAGTCAATAATAGTTTCAATCATGTTCTTAAGTGCCATGAGCGCATATTCTCAAGTCGAAATTCCAAATACAATTTCGAAATCTGAGAAAATTTATGGACTGTCAAAATTTTGGCAAGAAGTCAATTACAATTTTATTTACCTTAACAAGGTTGATAAAAAAATGTGGGAAAACGCCTACAAAGAATATATCACAAAGGTGCAGGAAACCAAAAATGATTATGAATATTATCGGGAATTATCAAAGTTTTGCGCTCTCCTAAAAGATGGACATACCAATATTTTTTTTCCTAAAAATGTTCAATCACTCATCATGAATACCATGTTTGGTGAATATAGAATGTTTTTGAAGCATGTAGCGGGTAAAGTTATCATTGAGCGCGTAAATGAAAGCAAAAAAGATGAGATTCCAGTAGGGAGTGAAATCATTGAAGTAAATGGACTTAACACTATTGACTTCATGAATAAATATGTGAAGCCATATATTTCTTCTTCTACTCATTATGTATTAGAAGACTATGCTGCCAGTCAACTTCTGAAAGGACTTGAAGGGGATACTTTCCGAATAAAAATCATAACTCCTAAGAATATTGTAAAGTCATTTACACTTGTACATCAGAAAACTCAGGAAGATGCCGTTTATCCTCCTTTTGAAAACGATAGCTTATTTGCGATGAAATGGATGGGGAAGGATATATTGTATTTGGCTCTTAATTCGTTTGCCGATAATAAAATCAATAGTGATTTTGAGAAAAATCTTTCTGAAATTTATAAAGCTAAAGCTCTCATCATTGATTTGCGAAATAACGGTGGTGGAAATACAGGAGTTGGGACTGGGATTTTGCAGTATTTTACCAACGATGCAGTGCTGCATCATTCTAGATATAGTACCCGTGAACATAGGGCTTCTTTCAAGGCTTGGGGAATTTACACAACACCAAAAGATACTATTAACAATGAATGGCAAACAAAATGCTATTTGTATAATCAAGATGAGAAATACTATGACTTTGAATATAATCCTGATACCATAAAAATAAAAGAAAAAAGATTGGTAGTGCCAACTGCTGTTTTGATAGGTCATAATACTGCGTCTGCTGCGGAAGATTTTCTCATAAGTGCGGATAATCAAAAACATTTCACAAAAATCGGTCAAAACTCGTTTGGCAGTACAGGACAGCCGTTTCTCTTTGAGATGCCAGGTGGCGGAAATGCACGTGTGTGTACCAAAAAAGACACCTATCCGGACGGGAGAGAGTTCGTGGGAGTTGGTATAATGCCCGACATCGAAGTAATACCTTCACTCAATGATTATATAAATAAAAAAGACGTGGTACTTGAAAAAGCGTTGGACTATCTAACAAAAAAATTGAAATAG
- a CDS encoding transcription initiation protein produces the protein MTEFMMIFRSDYNPSFKPSPEQMQASIKQWQDWIGGIAAQGKFLSTNRLGFEGKTLKPNNVITDGPYAEVKEMVGGYIIVKATNIDEAMKLAEGCPILNIGGHVEVRNVMPMNN, from the coding sequence ATGACAGAATTTATGATGATTTTCAGAAGCGATTACAATCCATCGTTTAAACCATCGCCTGAACAAATGCAGGCAAGCATCAAACAATGGCAGGATTGGATCGGAGGCATTGCCGCACAAGGCAAATTTTTAAGTACGAATCGTTTGGGTTTCGAAGGGAAAACGTTGAAGCCAAATAATGTCATCACCGATGGACCTTATGCGGAAGTAAAAGAAATGGTGGGCGGCTACATCATTGTAAAAGCGACCAACATAGACGAGGCGATGAAATTGGCAGAAGGGTGCCCAATACTAAATATTGGCGGACACGTAGAGGTAAGGAACGTTATGCCTATGAATAACTAA